A single Fusobacterium hominis DNA region contains:
- the kduI gene encoding 5-dehydro-4-deoxy-D-glucuronate isomerase — MKLDVRYANHPEDSKHYTTEELRKHYLIEKMFEADSAALTYSHVDRIIAGGIMPVTKEVRLEGSKELGSEYFLERRELGVINIGGPGKITIDGVTYEMKSKDGLYVGMGSKELVFESDDANNPAKFYVNSAPAHMTYPIVKIDIEKANPVKLGSLENSNERTIFQYIHPAVCKSCQLLMGMTVLEPNNMWNTMPCHTHERRMEVYFYFNMQPETRVFHLMGEAKETRHIVVANEQGVISPSWSIHSGVGTKNYTFIWGMVGENQTFTDMDHIAMEDLK, encoded by the coding sequence ATGAAATTAGATGTAAGATATGCAAATCATCCAGAAGATTCAAAACATTACACAACTGAGGAGTTAAGAAAACATTATCTTATTGAAAAAATGTTTGAAGCAGATTCAGCTGCATTAACATATTCACATGTAGATAGAATAATTGCAGGTGGAATAATGCCTGTGACTAAAGAAGTTAGATTAGAAGGAAGTAAAGAATTAGGATCTGAATATTTCTTAGAAAGAAGAGAATTAGGAGTAATCAACATTGGTGGTCCAGGAAAAATAACTATAGATGGTGTAACATATGAAATGAAATCAAAAGATGGACTTTATGTTGGAATGGGTTCAAAAGAATTAGTATTTGAATCTGATGATGCTAATAATCCAGCAAAATTCTATGTAAACTCAGCACCAGCACATATGACTTATCCAATTGTTAAAATTGATATAGAAAAAGCTAATCCAGTAAAATTAGGAAGCTTAGAAAATTCAAATGAAAGAACAATATTCCAATATATTCACCCAGCAGTATGTAAATCTTGTCAATTACTAATGGGAATGACAGTATTAGAACCAAATAATATGTGGAATACAATGCCTTGCCATACACATGAAAGAAGAATGGAAGTATACTTCTACTTCAATATGCAACCAGAAACAAGAGTTTTCCATCTTATGGGAGAAGCTAAAGAAACTAGACATATAGTAGTTGCAAATGAACAAGGAGTAATTTCTCCATCTTGGTCTATTCACTCTGGTGTAGGAACTAAAAACTATACATTCATTTGGGGAATGGTTGGAGAAAACCAAACATTTACTGATATGGATCATATAGCAATGGAAGATTTAAAATAG
- a CDS encoding sulfatase-like hydrolase/transferase yields MNNIAFILLDQVRLDMLGTYGHKVVKTPNMDAIAADGIKFTNAFTPASVCGPARTSLFTGQMPSNHELMRNSEKGGQGDPKLDNPNIISEMADYDNYLIGKWHVGKTVLPRDFGFKGHNFDGYGYPGSGVYKNMVFAQGPTQEPRYQEWLKEKGYEIPEVTNAYFGENPHLRVQELCGLLSGTREATLPFFVVDEAKKAILEAKKENKPFFVWMNFWGPHTPCVIPEPYYSMYKPEDVVLDKSFYHPMEGKPLHYKDIAKMWGVWDASEDRWKEIICKFWGYITLIDDAIGEFVKFLKEQGLYESLFLAITADHGDAMGAHKLIEKGEFMFETTYRIPMIIKDPLANRKGVTDDNFVYLHDLTPTCNEVAGKKAPDFFDGESLLSILREGKNNNRKGILGQLDGHFVAFEQRMWRRKDYKLVFNATDVGELYDLQNDPEEIHNLFYDDNFIDIKKEMLDELYSEMVKIKDPLANWLYRIINEI; encoded by the coding sequence ATGAATAATATAGCTTTTATATTATTAGATCAGGTAAGACTTGATATGTTAGGGACATATGGACATAAAGTAGTTAAAACACCAAATATGGATGCAATAGCAGCAGATGGAATAAAATTTACAAATGCTTTTACTCCTGCTTCTGTTTGTGGACCAGCAAGAACATCTCTGTTTACTGGTCAAATGCCTAGTAATCACGAACTTATGAGAAATAGTGAAAAAGGTGGCCAGGGAGATCCAAAACTAGATAATCCAAATATTATTTCTGAAATGGCTGACTATGATAATTATCTAATTGGTAAGTGGCATGTTGGAAAAACTGTTTTACCAAGAGATTTCGGATTTAAAGGACATAATTTTGACGGTTATGGATATCCTGGAAGTGGTGTCTATAAAAATATGGTATTTGCACAAGGTCCTACTCAAGAACCAAGATACCAAGAATGGTTAAAAGAAAAAGGATATGAAATTCCTGAAGTTACAAATGCTTATTTTGGAGAAAATCCACATCTTAGAGTACAAGAATTATGTGGATTACTGAGTGGAACAAGAGAAGCTACTTTACCATTCTTTGTTGTTGATGAAGCTAAAAAAGCTATTTTAGAAGCTAAAAAAGAAAATAAGCCTTTCTTTGTATGGATGAATTTCTGGGGACCTCATACACCTTGTGTTATCCCTGAACCATACTACTCTATGTATAAACCAGAAGATGTTGTCTTAGACAAAAGTTTTTATCACCCTATGGAGGGAAAACCTCTTCACTATAAAGATATTGCTAAAATGTGGGGAGTATGGGACGCCTCTGAAGATAGATGGAAAGAAATTATTTGTAAATTCTGGGGATACATTACCCTTATAGATGATGCTATTGGAGAATTTGTTAAATTCTTAAAAGAACAAGGACTATATGAATCTCTATTTTTAGCAATCACTGCTGACCATGGAGATGCTATGGGAGCTCATAAACTTATTGAAAAAGGGGAATTTATGTTTGAAACAACATATAGAATCCCTATGATTATAAAAGACCCATTAGCTAATAGAAAAGGAGTAACAGATGATAACTTTGTATATTTACACGATTTAACTCCAACTTGCAATGAAGTTGCAGGAAAAAAAGCTCCTGACTTTTTTGATGGAGAATCTTTACTTTCTATTTTAAGAGAAGGAAAAAATAATAATAGAAAAGGTATACTAGGACAATTAGACGGTCACTTTGTTGCATTCGAACAAAGAATGTGGAGAAGAAAAGATTATAAACTAGTATTTAATGCTACTGATGTTGGCGAACTTTATGATCTACAAAATGATCCTGAAGAAATTCATAATCTTTTCTATGATGATAATTTTATCGATATAAAAAAAGAAATGCTTGATGAACTTTATTCTGAAATGGTAAAAATTAAAGATCCTCTTGCAAATTGGTTATACAGAATTATTAATGAAATATAA
- a CDS encoding solute:sodium symporter family transporter: MTFVSFVFITGLIAFISWLKTKGEENSAKGYFLAGRGLTATVIGFSMVLTSLSTEQLVGVNASSYVSNFSIIAWTVQSVIPLCVLAMYLLPRYLKGGFTTIPEFFEERYDKQTRRIMSLLFLVAYTFIMIPGALYSGAIAFTQIFDVQSMFGISFNAALWLLVWVIGIVGGIYAIFGGLKAVAVSDTLNGFALIIGGAMIPFFALKYLGNGSMIKGAEIVTNTHIQKLTSWGAANDPVPWTTIFTGILIVNFFYWTTNQAIIQRSLAAKSLAEGQKGILYAGVFLLFLPFILNLPGVVSFHIFGDSLKNIDLAYPTLVAKVLPKPLLGFFTACLFGAILSTFNSFINSAATLFCYDIYRPVFNKNISDEELIKVAKIVGTIIAIISMVIAPLLQYGTGGLFLILKRFAGFFNIPIVALVAVGFLNKTISGKAARIVVLLHVILYYSLVWIFKVQINFTHVMGGLFIFDIVAMYILGIFFKRETPYVPSPKNKSNVDLTAWKYVREFSALLIIGLCYLYTVLSPIGLAGGHSIKTISVVYIILAIIILTIINKTKCKKIQGGTLNE; this comes from the coding sequence ATGACATTTGTATCTTTTGTATTTATAACTGGGTTAATAGCATTTATATCTTGGCTTAAAACAAAAGGCGAAGAAAATAGTGCTAAAGGATATTTCTTAGCTGGTAGGGGACTAACAGCTACTGTAATTGGATTTTCTATGGTACTTACAAGCTTATCTACTGAACAACTAGTAGGAGTTAATGCTTCTTCTTATGTAAGTAATTTTTCAATAATTGCGTGGACTGTTCAGTCTGTAATTCCTCTTTGTGTTCTTGCAATGTATCTATTACCAAGATACTTAAAAGGTGGATTTACAACTATTCCAGAATTTTTCGAAGAAAGATATGATAAACAAACTAGAAGAATAATGTCTTTATTATTTTTAGTTGCTTATACTTTTATAATGATTCCTGGTGCTCTTTATTCAGGAGCTATAGCTTTTACTCAAATATTTGATGTACAGTCTATGTTTGGAATAAGTTTTAATGCAGCGTTATGGTTACTAGTTTGGGTAATTGGTATTGTTGGTGGAATTTATGCTATATTTGGTGGTTTAAAAGCTGTTGCAGTATCTGATACTTTAAATGGATTTGCCCTTATAATCGGTGGAGCTATGATTCCATTCTTTGCATTAAAATATCTTGGTAATGGAAGTATGATAAAAGGAGCTGAAATTGTTACTAATACTCATATCCAAAAACTTACAAGTTGGGGTGCTGCTAATGATCCTGTTCCTTGGACTACAATTTTTACAGGTATCCTTATAGTTAATTTTTTCTACTGGACAACAAACCAAGCTATTATTCAACGTTCATTAGCTGCTAAAAGTTTAGCTGAGGGACAAAAAGGTATTTTATATGCTGGAGTATTTTTACTATTTTTACCATTTATATTAAATTTACCTGGTGTTGTATCTTTTCATATCTTTGGAGATTCTTTAAAAAATATAGATTTAGCTTATCCTACACTAGTGGCAAAAGTACTTCCTAAACCTTTACTTGGATTTTTTACAGCTTGCCTATTTGGTGCTATATTAAGTACATTTAACTCATTTATAAATAGTGCTGCTACTCTTTTCTGTTATGATATCTATAGACCTGTTTTTAATAAAAATATCTCAGATGAAGAATTAATAAAAGTAGCTAAAATAGTTGGAACAATCATTGCTATTATCTCTATGGTTATTGCTCCATTATTACAATATGGAACAGGTGGACTGTTCTTAATTTTAAAAAGGTTTGCTGGATTTTTTAATATCCCAATAGTTGCCTTAGTTGCAGTTGGATTTTTAAATAAAACTATATCTGGAAAAGCTGCTAGAATAGTAGTTTTACTACACGTTATTTTATATTATTCATTAGTTTGGATATTTAAAGTACAAATTAACTTCACTCATGTTATGGGAGGTTTATTTATATTTGATATAGTTGCTATGTATATATTAGGAATTTTCTTTAAAAGAGAAACTCCTTATGTACCTTCGCCTAAAAATAAATCTAATGTAGATTTAACTGCTTGGAAATATGTAAGAGAATTTTCAGCTTTATTAATAATAGGACTTTGTTACCTATATACTGTTTTATCACCAATTGGATTAGCTGGTGGACATAGCATAAAAACAATTTCCGTAGTTTATATAATTTTAGCCATAATTATATTAACAATTATAAACAAAACTAAATGTAAAAAGATTCAAGGAGGAACACTTAATGAATAA
- a CDS encoding anaerobic sulfatase maturase produces the protein MKIINLLIKPASSSCNLNCTYCFYNDVADNRSVKNYGIMTDETLENMVKKAFEEVTYQVNFAFQGGEPTVAGLEYFKKFHKLVEKYNKENVGVTFALQTNGTLLDKNWTVLFRKYNYLLGISLDGNKEIHNSFRVDKQGKETFSKVYKTLRLLKKEKVEFNILAVVNKMTAENGKLVYNFFKNSGFRYFQFIPCLDKLYSEQQKEYTLTDIDYGNFLNDTFELWYQDIMSGKKTSVRYFDNMIKIILGEQPEACDMVGHCNVNGIIEADGSVYPCDFYVLDEYKLGNINESSYIEMFRSDRAEQFVKSSLKISNRCKVCKYFKLCRSGCKRHKELDENGEYQNRFCKSYLMFFDKNIDKLIEIANYIIKIKAQNIG, from the coding sequence ATGAAAATAATAAATTTATTAATAAAACCTGCATCAAGTAGTTGTAACTTAAATTGTACTTATTGCTTTTATAACGATGTTGCAGATAATAGAAGTGTAAAAAATTATGGAATTATGACAGATGAAACTTTGGAAAATATGGTAAAGAAGGCATTTGAAGAGGTCACATATCAAGTTAACTTTGCTTTTCAAGGAGGAGAGCCAACAGTTGCTGGATTAGAATATTTTAAGAAGTTTCATAAATTGGTAGAAAAATATAATAAAGAGAATGTAGGAGTAACATTTGCTCTTCAAACTAATGGGACATTGCTAGATAAAAATTGGACTGTTCTATTTAGAAAATATAATTATCTTCTTGGAATCTCTTTAGATGGAAATAAAGAGATACACAATAGTTTTAGAGTAGATAAACAAGGAAAAGAAACATTTTCAAAAGTATATAAAACATTAAGACTGTTAAAAAAGGAAAAAGTTGAGTTTAACATATTAGCTGTTGTAAATAAAATGACAGCTGAAAATGGAAAATTGGTATATAATTTTTTTAAAAACAGTGGATTTAGATATTTTCAATTTATACCTTGTTTAGATAAACTATATTCAGAACAACAAAAGGAATACACGCTAACAGATATTGATTATGGAAATTTTTTAAATGATACATTTGAACTTTGGTATCAAGATATAATGAGTGGTAAAAAAACTAGTGTACGTTATTTTGATAATATGATAAAAATAATTTTAGGAGAGCAACCAGAAGCATGCGATATGGTAGGACATTGTAATGTAAATGGAATAATTGAAGCAGATGGAAGTGTATACCCATGTGATTTCTATGTATTAGATGAATATAAATTAGGAAATATAAATGAGAGTTCATATATAGAAATGTTTAGAAGTGATAGAGCTGAGCAATTTGTAAAATCTTCACTTAAAATAAGTAATAGATGTAAAGTATGTAAATATTTTAAATTATGTAGAAGTGGCTGCAAAAGACATAAAGAGCTAGATGAAAATGGAGAATATCAAAATAGATTTTGTAAAAGCTATTTGATGTTTTTTGATAAAAATATTGATAAATTAATTGAGATTGCAAACTATATTATAAAAATAAAAGCACAAAATATAGGGTAA
- the kduD gene encoding 2-dehydro-3-deoxy-D-gluconate 5-dehydrogenase KduD, which translates to MLNNFSMDFFSLKGKVAMVTGGNTGLGQAYVVALAKAGADLFIVTYDRDWDETKKLVEEQGRRAEFFQADLTDRVQITKTVEECMKVYGKIDILVNNAGTIRRAPLLEYKDEDWKAVMAINIDSVYYLSQDVAKIMVKQGSGKIINIASMLSFQGGKFVPPYTASKHAVAGITKAFANELACENIQINAIAPGYIKTANTAPIRADEKRNAEILGRIPAGKWAEPFDLMGAVVFLASKASDYVNGHILAVDGGWLVR; encoded by the coding sequence ATGTTAAATAATTTTTCTATGGACTTCTTTTCTTTAAAAGGAAAGGTAGCAATGGTTACTGGTGGAAACACAGGACTAGGACAAGCTTATGTAGTGGCACTTGCAAAAGCTGGAGCGGATTTATTCATAGTAACTTATGATAGAGATTGGGACGAAACTAAAAAATTAGTTGAAGAACAAGGAAGAAGAGCTGAGTTTTTCCAAGCTGATTTAACAGACAGAGTACAAATTACTAAAACTGTTGAAGAATGTATGAAAGTATACGGAAAAATAGATATATTAGTAAATAATGCTGGAACTATAAGAAGAGCACCTTTATTAGAATATAAAGATGAAGATTGGAAAGCAGTTATGGCTATAAATATTGATTCTGTTTATTACTTAAGTCAAGATGTAGCAAAAATAATGGTTAAACAAGGATCTGGAAAAATAATAAATATAGCTTCAATGTTATCATTCCAAGGAGGAAAATTTGTACCTCCATACACAGCAAGTAAACATGCTGTAGCAGGAATAACTAAAGCATTTGCTAATGAACTTGCATGTGAAAATATCCAAATTAATGCGATAGCACCAGGATACATAAAAACAGCAAATACAGCACCAATAAGAGCTGATGAAAAGAGAAATGCAGAAATATTAGGTAGAATTCCAGCAGGAAAATGGGCTGAACCATTTGATTTGATGGGAGCAGTTGTATTCTTAGCAAGTAAAGCATCAGACTATGTAAATGGTCACATATTAGCAGTAGACGGTGGTTGGTTAGTTAGATAG
- a CDS encoding ABC transporter ATP-binding protein: protein MAEVVLKKVEKTYPNGFKAVHGIDLDIKDGEFMVFVGPSGCAKSTTLRMVAGLEEITGGEIWIGDKMVNDLPPKDRGIAMVFQNYALYPHMTVYENMAFGLRMAKTPKDEIDRRVREAAEKLEITQLLDRKPKEMSGGQRQRVAVGRAIVRKPDVFLFDEPLSNLDAKLRVSMRVKITQLHKQLKAEGQNATMIYVTHDQVEAMTMGDRICVLNYGKIMQVDTPLNLYHKPANKFVAGFIGSPSMNFIEGFIEENDHGIIFIFKNGKYLVLTEEMGEKAKSYIGKKVILGIRPENIGNKITHPEGEKINFLQGEISVVEHMGNEEFIYFNLDGVEFTSRIEARKSENLKYGQTGEFYFNIKRAHIFDAETEENITL from the coding sequence ATGGCTGAAGTAGTACTAAAAAAAGTAGAAAAAACATATCCGAATGGGTTTAAAGCAGTACATGGAATTGACTTAGATATTAAAGATGGAGAATTTATGGTATTTGTAGGACCTTCTGGTTGTGCAAAATCAACTACTCTTAGAATGGTTGCAGGACTTGAAGAAATTACAGGTGGAGAAATTTGGATAGGAGATAAAATGGTAAATGATCTACCACCTAAAGATAGAGGAATAGCTATGGTATTCCAAAACTATGCTCTTTATCCACATATGACTGTATATGAAAATATGGCTTTTGGTTTGAGAATGGCTAAAACACCAAAAGATGAGATAGATAGAAGAGTAAGAGAAGCAGCAGAAAAACTTGAAATTACACAACTATTAGATAGAAAGCCTAAAGAGATGTCTGGAGGACAAAGACAAAGGGTAGCAGTAGGAAGAGCAATAGTAAGAAAGCCAGATGTATTTTTATTTGACGAACCATTATCAAACTTAGATGCTAAATTAAGAGTATCAATGAGAGTAAAAATAACACAACTTCACAAACAATTAAAAGCAGAAGGACAAAATGCAACAATGATTTATGTAACACACGACCAAGTAGAAGCTATGACAATGGGAGATAGAATTTGTGTATTAAATTATGGAAAAATAATGCAAGTAGATACACCATTAAATCTATATCACAAACCAGCTAATAAGTTTGTTGCAGGATTTATAGGAAGTCCATCTATGAATTTTATAGAAGGATTTATAGAGGAAAACGATCATGGAATAATATTTATATTTAAGAATGGGAAATATTTAGTTTTAACAGAAGAGATGGGAGAAAAGGCAAAATCATATATAGGTAAAAAGGTAATATTAGGAATAAGACCAGAAAATATAGGAAATAAGATAACACATCCAGAAGGAGAAAAGATCAATTTCTTACAAGGAGAAATAAGTGTAGTAGAACATATGGGAAATGAAGAATTTATCTATTTTAATCTAGATGGAGTAGAGTTTACATCAAGAATAGAAGCAAGAAAAAGTGAGAATTTAAAATATGGACAAACAGGAGAATTTTACTTTAATATAAAAAGAGCACATATATTTGATGCAGAGACAGAAGAAAATATAACTTTGTAG
- a CDS encoding GntR family transcriptional regulator gives MFKIDKKSNIPLYQQLVQEIKKAIDDKNLKENDKIPAENEFCKLYDLSRTTIRQALKILEKEGFIYKLKGKGSYVSSPKIYQNRSTFSKFYDDIRNLGKTPISKVISLKIKKPNSQVREKMQLKEDQLICEIKWVRYGNSEPLIYETINLNYDFVKGIEQKNIEEKKLYDILIQEFGIKMTHGNEFFYPCKLDSVEAKNLQLRENDLGMKVKRTVFQGKDIVEYTSSTVRGDRFVYTINF, from the coding sequence ATGTTTAAAATCGACAAAAAAAGCAATATACCTTTATATCAACAGCTTGTTCAAGAAATAAAAAAAGCTATTGATGACAAAAATTTAAAAGAAAATGACAAAATTCCGGCAGAAAATGAATTTTGCAAACTTTATGATTTAAGTCGCACTACTATAAGACAAGCTTTAAAAATTTTAGAAAAAGAGGGATTTATCTATAAGTTGAAAGGAAAAGGGAGCTACGTATCTTCACCTAAAATTTATCAAAATCGCTCTACTTTTAGCAAGTTTTATGATGACATTAGAAACTTAGGAAAAACTCCTATTTCTAAAGTTATATCTTTAAAAATCAAAAAACCTAACAGTCAAGTTAGAGAAAAAATGCAACTAAAAGAGGATCAACTTATATGTGAAATAAAGTGGGTAAGATATGGAAATAGTGAACCTCTTATATATGAAACAATCAATTTAAACTATGATTTTGTCAAAGGTATAGAACAAAAAAATATTGAAGAGAAAAAACTCTACGATATTTTAATACAAGAATTTGGAATAAAAATGACACATGGAAATGAATTTTTTTATCCTTGCAAATTAGATTCAGTTGAAGCTAAAAATTTACAACTTCGTGAAAATGATTTGGGGATGAAAGTTAAAAGAACTGTATTTCAGGGAAAAGATATAGTTGAATATACATCTTCTACAGTAAGAGGAGATCGTTTTGTTTATACTATTAATTTCTAA
- a CDS encoding ABC transporter permease, whose amino-acid sequence MKVKFNRDQKMLYLILLPFILWYMVFMFKPMYGMIIAFKDYSLFRGISGSEWIGFKNFKDFLTSPYFYVTLKNTLMLNVYSLFLEFPFAILLALMLNEVKNKYFKTIVQTASFIPYFIAVVVATGITINILSPSTGVINVFLEKLGFERVYFLAKPEFFRGIFTGMNMWKSAGFNAVIYLAALTAVDEQLYEAARIDGANKFKQLKHITIPAIIPTIVVMLVLKVGSMLNVAFETVLLLYQPATYETADVISTYVYRTGMLMQDFGLATAVGIFNAVVGFILVYSANKWSKRVTQSSLW is encoded by the coding sequence ATGAAAGTAAAATTTAATAGGGATCAAAAAATGCTATATTTGATACTTTTACCATTTATATTATGGTATATGGTTTTTATGTTTAAACCGATGTATGGAATGATAATAGCATTTAAAGATTATAGTCTTTTTAGAGGAATCTCTGGAAGTGAATGGATTGGATTTAAAAATTTTAAAGATTTTTTAACAAGTCCTTATTTTTATGTAACATTAAAAAATACGTTGATGTTAAATGTATATAGCTTATTTTTAGAGTTTCCCTTTGCAATACTGTTAGCTTTAATGTTGAATGAAGTTAAAAATAAATATTTTAAAACAATTGTTCAAACAGCTTCATTTATACCTTATTTTATAGCTGTAGTTGTTGCAACAGGTATAACAATAAATATATTATCACCTAGTACTGGAGTAATTAATGTATTTTTAGAAAAACTAGGATTTGAAAGAGTATATTTTTTAGCTAAACCTGAATTTTTCAGAGGAATATTCACTGGAATGAATATGTGGAAAAGTGCAGGATTTAACGCAGTTATTTACTTAGCTGCACTTACAGCAGTAGACGAACAACTATATGAAGCAGCTAGAATAGATGGAGCAAATAAATTTAAACAACTAAAACATATCACAATTCCTGCAATTATACCAACTATTGTAGTTATGTTAGTATTAAAAGTTGGTAGTATGCTAAATGTTGCTTTTGAAACTGTATTATTACTTTATCAACCAGCAACTTATGAAACTGCAGATGTAATAAGTACATATGTATATAGAACAGGTATGTTAATGCAAGATTTTGGACTTGCTACAGCAGTTGGAATATTTAATGCAGTGGTAGGATTTATATTAGTATATAGTGCAAATAAATGGAGTAAGAGAGTTACTCAATCAAGTTTATGGTAG
- a CDS encoding polysaccharide lyase family 8 super-sandwich domain-containing protein yields the protein MFKYKNILEKRKEYLIGGKNNDKSIIEYFEDESSQIIKKLNEIVHNDGYLEYLDNIVKIKEQYGDLLILAKTYKMYGTKYFENDQILKIIVDSLDLFNKHYYNKSLKEHTNWWQWEIGIPLILNNIFSLLYEDIDYEIIKKNLDTTFYFQPDPRYSGNNPVAIHPSGNPLRLSSGGNRADTAKISFFRGIILSDEQEVIKALDSLEDIWTYIDGTAQTDGFYKDGSFIQHGSIAYAGGYGEVLLMGIAEIFYVLKDTNFTQYIKGQSRLYDIIFDSFAPFFFNGRFSDMLSGRGITRLNNDTGVIGHRILDDILLISTVFPESERNITKNFVRNEILKYGKEKYLEEEKSPFIYDILKKLLQEETTTKEYLPEIKVCNRMDRMVKRTQNYAIGIAMHSHNIGNYESMNGENIKGWYTGDGAYYLYDFDRQADNDYWQNVDMYHIPGTTEVKMNMEGVDAQRNIETTFVENKQVGGISIGEYGIGVMKFTNWNETLNSRKSWCFLKGKIIFIEDKIESNMEIYTTIFNRKYQFFPKIVVDGEEIFNKNMTKKIKSIVINNWEIRFTKYENINIKVEEIKKCYYVKIWKEKFEEKHDKKFIWELISLEEKIQDEYKLLLKDKGYILETDNMILTVDWADNTICKIYDKNRNIDRKLRIE from the coding sequence ATGTTTAAGTATAAAAATATTTTGGAAAAAAGAAAAGAATATTTAATTGGTGGAAAAAATAATGATAAAAGCATAATTGAATACTTTGAAGATGAAAGTAGTCAAATTATAAAAAAATTAAATGAGATAGTACATAATGATGGTTATTTAGAATATTTAGATAACATAGTGAAAATAAAAGAGCAATATGGTGATTTATTAATTTTGGCTAAGACTTATAAAATGTATGGAACTAAATATTTTGAAAATGACCAGATATTGAAGATTATTGTAGATAGTTTAGACTTATTTAATAAACATTATTATAATAAAAGTTTAAAAGAACATACAAATTGGTGGCAGTGGGAAATAGGGATACCACTTATATTAAACAATATATTTTCTCTTTTGTATGAAGATATAGATTATGAAATAATAAAGAAAAACTTAGATACTACTTTTTATTTTCAACCAGATCCACGATATTCTGGAAATAATCCTGTTGCTATTCATCCAAGTGGAAATCCACTTAGGTTATCAAGTGGTGGAAATAGGGCAGATACTGCTAAAATTTCATTTTTTAGGGGAATAATTTTATCAGATGAACAAGAGGTTATAAAAGCTTTAGACTCTTTAGAAGATATTTGGACCTATATTGATGGAACAGCTCAAACAGATGGTTTTTATAAAGATGGATCTTTTATACAACATGGTTCTATTGCTTATGCTGGTGGATATGGGGAAGTATTATTAATGGGAATAGCAGAAATTTTCTACGTATTAAAAGATACTAACTTTACACAATATATAAAAGGGCAATCTAGACTTTATGATATAATTTTTGATTCATTTGCACCTTTCTTTTTCAATGGTAGATTTTCAGATATGCTTTCAGGAAGAGGGATAACAAGATTAAACAATGACACTGGTGTAATAGGACATAGGATTCTAGATGATATTTTATTGATTTCAACAGTTTTTCCAGAGTCTGAAAGAAATATTACAAAAAATTTTGTAAGAAATGAAATATTAAAATATGGAAAAGAAAAATATTTAGAAGAAGAAAAATCACCATTTATATATGATATATTAAAAAAATTATTACAAGAAGAAACAACAACAAAAGAGTATTTACCAGAAATAAAAGTATGTAATAGAATGGATAGAATGGTAAAAAGAACACAAAATTATGCTATAGGAATAGCTATGCACTCACATAATATCGGAAATTATGAATCTATGAATGGTGAAAATATAAAAGGGTGGTACACAGGAGATGGAGCTTATTATCTTTATGACTTTGATAGGCAAGCAGATAACGATTATTGGCAGAATGTAGATATGTATCATATTCCAGGTACTACAGAAGTAAAAATGAATATGGAAGGGGTAGATGCCCAAAGAAATATAGAAACTACATTTGTAGAGAATAAACAAGTGGGTGGTATCTCTATAGGAGAATATGGCATAGGAGTTATGAAGTTTACAAATTGGAATGAAACTTTAAACAGTAGAAAAAGTTGGTGTTTTTTAAAGGGAAAAATTATATTTATAGAGGATAAAATAGAAAGTAATATGGAAATATATACTACTATTTTTAATAGAAAATACCAATTTTTTCCTAAAATAGTAGTAGATGGAGAAGAAATCTTTAATAAAAATATGACGAAAAAAATTAAAAGTATAGTGATAAATAACTGGGAAATTAGGTTTACTAAATACGAAAATATAAATATTAAAGTAGAAGAGATAAAAAAATGTTATTATGTAAAAATTTGGAAAGAAAAATTTGAAGAAAAGCATGATAAAAAATTTATATGGGAGTTAATATCGCTTGAAGAAAAAATACAAGATGAGTATAAATTACTATTAAAGGATAAAGGTTATATATTAGAAACTGACAATATGATATTAACAGTTGATTGGGCAGACAATACCATATGCAAAATTTATGATAAAAATAGAAATATAGATAGAAAACTAAGGATAGAATAG